A genomic window from Zonotrichia leucophrys gambelii isolate GWCS_2022_RI chromosome 25, RI_Zleu_2.0, whole genome shotgun sequence includes:
- the LOC135457756 gene encoding scale keratin-like, giving the protein MSCYDLYPSAACGALRPQPLADSGNEPCVRQCPDSTTVIQPPAVVVTFPGPILSSFPQDSVVGSAGAPVLAASGTSLGYGGYGSLGYGGLYGYGGYGSLGYGGLYGYGGYGSLGYGGLWGYGGLGSCGGYRGLYGSGRLFGSGYCSPYSSWYGRYGRGYWGSC; this is encoded by the coding sequence ATGTCCTGCTACGACCTGTACCCCTCCGCTGCCTGCGGCGCCCTccggccccagcccctggctgacAGCGGGAACGAGCCGTGCGTCCGCCAGTGCCCCGACTCCACCACCGTGATCCAGCCTCCCGCCGTGGTGGTCACCTTCCCCggccccatcctcagctccttcccgCAGGATTCCGTGGTGGGATCTGCTGGAGCTCCCGTCCTCGCCGCCtctggcacctccctgggctATGGGGGTTACGGATCCCTGGGCTATGGGGGTCTCTATGGATATGGGGGTTACGGCTCCCTGGGCTATGGGGGTCTGTATGGATATGGGGGTTATGGATCCCTGGGCTATGGGGGTCTGTGGGGCTATGGGGGTCTGGGGTCCTGTGGGGGCTACCGGGGTCTGTATGGCTCTGGCAGACTCTTTGGCTCTGGCTATTGCAGCCCCTACTCCTCCTGGTACGGCCGCTACGGCCGTGGCTACTGGGGCTCCTGCTAA